CTCCCATGGTTGCGTGAAGATCTCCCAATTGGAAAAGAGCTCCTTTCACTCTAATAGGAAGATAGACTCTTGATCCTTTTTTGATTAACTTGCTGTCAATATTACCGCCGTGATTATCTGCGTAACCACATGCGATACTTCCGGTTTCGGGTGCGGTTCCAATGACACCTACCATTGGATTTATTGGCCAATAGATATCATTATATTTTGCATATCCATCTTCTATAGGTATTACTTTTGTTCTAACCTCACTACCTTCATGTAGTGGACCGGAATTCGGGATGGAACAGGCAAACCCTATTGAACCAACAGTTATATCAAGTATATCGACTACAAGTACATCTCCTGGCTCGGCATCTTCGATATAGACCGGACCTGCAGCCGGATTTGCTTTAGTAAGGTCGAGTTCATGAACAAGTTGATTTTCAGAGCTGATTTGTCCACCAAAACAGTCTAGAGTTTTAAATAAAAGGATATCTCCTGGTTTTGCTCTTTCAATAGGTTCATTATCTTTGGAAAAATTGTACACCGACTTATCAATAATTTTCAAAACTTTCACTCCTTTAATTTTATTGTACGAAGTCATTATTTTACATTAATATATCATAAAGTTAATATAAACTCAAAATCTAAGAAATTAATTAGATAATTATATAGTGGATTAATATACTATTGTAATATCTCTATAGATTTAACGCAATAAATCTATTATAAGTAAAATAAAAACAGCATAATTTATATGCTGTCCAGACTGAAGACAAACCCTGATTAAAAATCAGGGTTTGCTCTATTTTGACAAATCTATTAGCAAAGTTCAATATTTTTCTTAAAACACCATTATTTTTGGGTGGCTTTTTATCTCTTTTACTTAAGATTATTGCTAACTTTTTCATATTTAGGGTCGCAAAAGTAAGTGCTGCTTTCATATCCATTTTCTTTATACCTACCATATTGGTATATCTAAATCCATGATATTCCTTTGCACTCCCAAATTGCCTTTCTATTGTTTCTTTTCTCTTTTTATATTCTGCTTTCCCTTTATATGTATACCGGTATTCTTCTGAGATATCAAGATAATCTTGCCAGATATGTCTAGTTATTATCTTTTGGTGTTTTTTACTACTTGTACACCTTCCTAGGTACCCACAGTTTACACAGATCTTTGGGTTGCTCTTGTACTGCCTATATCCTTCTCTATTTGTGGTTGAGTATTCTAATACTTCATTTGCTGGACAAAGGTAACAGTTGTAGTATTCGTCATACACAAAATCTCTTTTGTAGAATGGGTTTTCTAGTTTTGCTTTTGTTTTTTGCCTGGTGTATGGAAATACTGGAAATACGCCACCATCTAACAGTTCTTTCGCTATTGCCGGGAATTTATAGCCTGCATCCATAACTAGTTTTTTAGGGTTCAATCGTTTTAACTTTTCATCAAAGAAATCTTTAAATGTTGTTCCATCGTGTAAGTTTCCAGGATATGATTTAAAACCTAATATCCATCCATTTTTATCACATGATGTCTGTACGCTATATGCAAATACTTCTTTATGTTCACCTTTATGGAATAGTCCTGCTTCAGGATCTGTTGTGCTTTTTGTTACTTCTTTTAGTTCTTCATCTTTATCTTTAGGATCAAATGGCTTTTTATCATGTTTTTTTTCTATCTTCGTTTATTTCTTTTTCTAACTTTTTTTGATAGTATTTTACCTCTTTTTTCACTTTTACTTTAACAACCTTATACTTATTGGCATGTGCTTTAACATGTGTTGAGTCAACAAATTGGATATTTGTATCAACTAAGCCTTCTTCAATGGCTTGTAGTAGTATGTTTTGAAAAATATCTTCAAATATGTTTGTATCTTTAAATCTTCTTCTGTAGTTTTGACTAAAAGTTGTGAAATGAGGTATTTTATCGTAAAAATCAAAACCTAAAAACCATCTGTAAGCAAGATTTACTTCAATATCTTTAATTGTTTGTCTCATGCTTTTTATGTTGAAAAGGTATTGGATTAAGGTAATCTTAAGCAAAACAACAGGATCTATACTAGGTCGTCCGTTATCAAGACAGTACAAATCTTCAACTAATTCATATATGAAATCAAATTTAATGTATTTATCTATTTTTCTAAGTATATGATCTTCGGGAACCATTTGATCTATTGAAATCATTTGAACTTGATCAACTTTGTTTTTAGAATTTTTAAATAGCATATTAACACCTCTCTCTTAGTGTTATATATACCCAAAACGGCTTAAACTACACATAATATGGCATTTTTAGAACAAAAAAAGCACAGCTAGAAATTTTTTTTAGCTATGCTTTGTCAACAGTCTGAACAGCATAATTTATATGCTGTCATGTGTTTAGTGGTGGAGGCGGTGGGAGATTATACCATATTCCTATAAAGCATTCATATTGCAATATTCTTGAAGTCATTTTATTATAAAATATGTTTTAAATATGCTATTACAAAAATTGTTCTAAAACTACAACAGCATCTTCTTTCATTTCTGGCATAACATGTGTATAAATATCCGATGTGGTCCGGAATTCTTTATGTCGCATTAATGTCTGAACAGTTTTAAGGGGTACGCCAGCTTCAAATAATCTTGTGCAGTAACTATGCCTTATGCTATGAAAATCTTTTTCCTCTATCCCTAATTCTTTACATAGTTTTTTTACTCTTCGAGCGGGCCTCTTATGTTCAAAATAATTTCCTACATCATCTGCAAAAATAAGATTATTATTTTGATACTCTCTTCCTATTCTCAGTTTATGCTTATTTTGTTGAATTCTATGTTTTTTAAGAAGCATATCTATTGATTGGGGAAGAGGCACTATACCTTCAGAGCCTTCAGTTTTAAGTTCTTTTATTACAGCTTTTCTAGTTTTTATTCCATTATCAAAATTATACTCAAGTTGATATTGTTTATTTACATTTATACTACAATCAGTAAAATCATCCCATGTTAGAGCTAGTGCCTCTGACAACCTTAAACCTGTAGCGAAAGTAACTCTAATCATAAGATCTAATGCAGTATCTTCCAGAGCATCTATAATCATCCTTTGTTCTTCAGAAGTGAACACATTGTAATTCTTTTTCTTTTTTACCTTAGGAAATCTTAAGCCTTCTGCTGGGTTTTTTATTAATAGATTATCATGAATGGCAAATTTTAAACTAGCATTAATGTAAGTAAAGATTCTTTTTACATTGCTTGCAGATGTTTGTGTTAACATTTCATTCATGATCTCTTGTAGTCTAAGAGTTGTTAAGTCTTTCGTTTTTATAGAATTAAGAGGCGCCTTATTAATCCAATTTCTATAAGTGGTTTCGTATCTAGCAAAACTGTTACCTGAAATTTCATTTATTTTAAAAGCATACATCCATTTATAGAAAAAATCTGAGAATACAATTTCATCATCGTTATATATGTTTTGGTCAATTAGCACCTGGGCTTTACGCATTTTATCAGCTACTACAGAACGTTTAGCATTTCCAAAGGTTTTTCTTATCTGCTTTCCATCATTATCATAACCGATTGTTATTTGACCAACATAATAGTCTTTGCCATTTCGTTTTTGTTTTGATATCGTGCCTTCACCATATCCACGTTTCGCCATAATAAACACTCCTTATTTAATTAACTAGGATAATGTGTTATAATAATATATGCTTTATTGGGGTTAACACTCCAGTTGTCCCTCACTCTGCGCCAACAGGATGGGGGATTTTTATTTATTAATTGGTAAGTTCTAATACTTCATATTTTTCAGTCTTTACGTTATAAGTAATACTATATCTCTTTCCTTCTTTTGTTTCTGCTGTATATTCAATTTCCAATGGCTCTAGGTCAGTGTCTAACCCTGTATTTGGACCAAATGCAGAAAAATTAGGAGAAGTTTCTCCTGGTAACACAGTATCATAATTAGAGTAGTAGGTTTTTTCGTTTTTATCTTTCAATAACATTACTATACTAAAATTAGTTATAGTATGTTGGCTATTATTAGTAAATGTACCTTTACCATATACATTTCCTGCAGAATCTGGTTCTTCTAGCGTGATAGTATAAGGTAATTCTTCAACTTTCACAATTGGTTCTATACCAGTATCCATTTCATACCAGTCACTTACTTGATACTTTTTAGTTTTGAAATCATAAACTACTTGTTTAGAATCATCACCACGCTTTATAATGTAGGTCAGAGTTAAATATTCAAGATCATCAACTAATCCTGTACTGGGGCCAAAACTACCAAACTTTGCAGATGTTTCATTAGGTCTTACAGTATCAAATGTATTGTAATATGATTTCTCGTTATTATCTTTCTTTAAAACTGTAATATCATAAGAAGTAACTATATGATTGCTATTATTTGTAAAAGTTACTTCAGCATAAACATTACCTGCAGAATCAGGTTCCAATAAAGTTATGTCAAATGGAACTTCTTCAACCAATACTGGTGCTTCTTTTTTTCTTCCTTTGGTTCTTCCTTTGGTTCTTCTTTTACTTCTTTCTTAACCTCAGCCTTTTTTTCTACTTTCTCAGTCTCAGTTTCTTCTTTTTTTGGTTCTTTAGCCGGCGCTTCATTGCCCCCACATGCTGTTAGGATAAGTGACAATCCTAAAATAAGTAATAGTTTTTTCATGTTATTCCCCCTATAGAATATAATTTATTTAAACTGCTTACGCAGTTTTAGACTAATTAATAAAAAAATCTAAAGAATCAACTTTTATTTGCAGCAATCCTGCTATTTGTTGTTTGGTTAAGCCTTCAAGTTCTGTTTTATCTAATGTTATATTTAAAATTCTGATAGCAAAGTAATCTGCTTCTTTTTCTAATTTGTTTTTTATAGTAAATTTACTATATGCTGCATCCATTATATCTACATGTAATATTGCGTGACCCAATTCATGAGCCAATACATATTTTTCAAAAATAGCAGGTAAATTATCTCTAATTAAAATTGTCTCTACTCCGTCTATATTTCTTATGTAGAATGCATCTGAACTTGAAAGCAGTACATTCTTTGAATTATCTTTTATAGTTACAATGCCTAAATAGTCTAAGATGTCATTAATATCATTGGATCCTACTTCTTCAAGTAAACCTTCTATAATTTCATCTATCCAATAATAATTAGTACTCATTTTATTTCTCCCTTAACTTGTACTCGTTTCCGGCCATACGAATAAGCTCTAATACTTTATTAGCATATTCAATTTTATCTGAATCTGAAAGTTTTTCGATATCTAATCCTGTATAAGCAAAAATAACATTTTGCTCTAATAGAAATTTGACTGCATCCTCTGCTGTCGTGAATTCGGATACTGGTTCTTCTTCAACATCTTCCCATCCCATCAAATATGCGGGGGAGCAACCTAGTGCTTTTGCGAATACATTCACTTTTGATATGTTCAAGTCTATAATGCCACTCTCGATTTTTGAAATAGTCGCCCTATTGTCATATCCAGCAAGTCTTGCAAGCTCATCTTGGGACAAACCAAGCTCTAATCTTCTATTTTTAATTCTTTGCCCTAGCATCTTTATCACATCCTCGTAATACATATTATAAGCTAAGAGTAATTTAAAAGCAACAAAAAAGTAAATATATGTTGACAATAAAGCACGTTGATGTTATTATTAAAGTGTGAATATAAAGCAACATTTTTGGAGGTGAGCAAAATGAATTTAGAATCCTTGAATTACGTGATAGACAACTCAGGTATAAGCATTACTCTATTAGCAAAGAGACTAGGAATTAGCAGGCAACAGTTATACAAAAAATTATCAGGAGATGTAGAATTTAAGGTATCAGAAGCCAATGATTTAGCAGATATTCTACGATTAACAAAAGATGAAAAGGAGAATATTTTTTTTGCCAATCATAGTGCTTAAAAGGAAACATTATAAAAAGACTTTATCTATACTGAAAATGAAGGATTAAGAGGTATTTAATAAAGGGGGTGCAGAGATTGAATCAAAATAATGAGTATCAAAAAGTAAAGACCGCAGAAAATGTATTAGTAATAAGGACTATAGTAACAATAGGGGAAGGTACTGAAGAAAACCCCAGTAGATATTGCTATCAATACTGGAGTTTAGAGGGTGAATTATTGGCAGAGCGAGATACCATTAAATAGGAATTTAGATTTTATTAGTTTTTTCGTCGGATATTACTTGAATCTCAGACAAAAGATTATCTCTTTCATGAGGGATAATGTACCATTCTTTGATAAGTAATTCAACTAGTAAAAGTAGTTTTCTCAGCTTCACTAGGCTCTATTGGAATTATTTCATTTATGTTTTTTTCCATATGAGCGCCAATATTTCCTACTTTGCGGATAGCATCGATACCGGACCAAAGTTTATTGTCGACTTGATCTTTAATCGAATTTATTTCTTCGGCTAAGGTTCTTTTATTAACATTAAAAACATTTCTAATCATGCCCTGTATGCACCTTCGTGATAGAGTAGCAGAGGCTTTTGGACTTAAGTTAATAATTTTATGAGCTTCTTCGTAATCTTCTCTAATTGCTTGAGGTACGTAATCAGGATAGTTCTTGGCTTTAGAGCTTGGATAAAAAAAGGATTTGTAATTATTAGAGAACTGTTCACCTAGACCTTCTATTTTTATAGACGTTTTAAGGCAAGCAGGGCACTTATAGAAGATAACTGCAATTGAATCTGTTTTAAGATTGGAAGGGATCCATTCTAATGTAACACCATCAATTTTAAATGGTGGCTTATTTAAGTCTTTTGAGCCTGAAATTCCCATTCCATGTACTTTAAAACCTAGCATTGAATAATAATAAGTATCATCTGTCAAAGGAAAAGTACTATCACAAAAAGGACAGATAAAAGAACGGGGCATATAATCACCTCCAATCTATTTATAGTATTTAGACAATATCATTATACCACATATAGTGGTAAGACTGGAAGTGAAGACTATATGTTATGCAAAATGAAAGAATTAAGAATAAAGAGAGGGTTAACGCAAAAAGAATTAAGCGATTATGTTGGAATAAGACAAACCGCTTATAGTAACTATGAGCTGGGGATTAGAAAAATGTCAGTAGATATAGCTAAAAAGATAGCAAAAGTATTAGAAGTAGATTGGTGGGTTTTATACGAATAATAGGAGGTGTAAAAATGGAAAAAATTCTCATAGACATAAAAGAGTTCACGGAATTGACAGGGATTGGCGATGATAAAGCTAGAGAACTAGCTAGAAGAGAAGACTTTCCTAAAATCCGTGTAGGCAATCGAACTAAAATAATTGTCAAAGAACTAGATAAGTGGTTTATGGACCGGAAAGGCGAAATTTTCTGATGTGTGAAAAACTTGAGGAACACAGAAATCAAATCAGGCAGGAATTCCAGAACTGCAGGAGCATTTACGAAGTTTACAGAATTAGTATAGGGCTGCGACAAGTTTATCCATATTGGTTAGTAGATCAGGAGAGATGCAGACGAGTTCTGGAATTCACAATAGATTCTAAAACAAAAAACAGGAAGGTGACAAAATGAAAAAAAGATATACCTGGAATCCATGCAAATGGTATCAGTGGGCTATTGGAAGTGTTATCTTTGCCGGGCCTATCGTGCTCTTAATGTGGTCAATGTATGTGTTGTTGTGGGCAGCAAGCTTATGAAAAAGGATTTTTTAGACACCAGGCTTAAACAAAAAGTCGAACAACACACATACGCATGCAAAAGGATTAAATCTGCATTACGAGTTGTTGATTATTGGAAAACTATTGCAAAAGAGACACTTACAGAAATTGAAATGATAGAAAAAGAAACCCGCTAAGCCTGGCAGCTAATAAAGCGGATTTCAAATACTACTTATGCTAATTATAGCATGTTTGAGGAGGAAAACACAAATGCAAATAATTTTGAAAGAACTACACTTGCAGAACTTTAAAGGGATTAAGGACTTAAAAATCAACTTCCTAGGCGGAGTTAACAAAATCCAGGGGAGAAATGGTACTGGTAAAACAACACTGTTCGATGCTTATATGTGGCTGCTGTGGGGAACTGACAGCCTGGACAGGACAGATTTTGGAATAAAGACGTATGTAAAGGGTGGCGATACACTACACGGAGTCGACCATACTGTCACAGGAGTGATAGAAGTATACGGACAAGAGATAAAGCTGTCTAAGACATACAAAGAGGTATGGACTAAGAAAAGAGGGTCCACAGAGGCAGAGAGGACT
The sequence above is a segment of the Peptoniphilaceae bacterium AMB_02 genome. Coding sequences within it:
- a CDS encoding ImmA/IrrE family metallo-endopeptidase — translated: MSTNYYWIDEIIEGLLEEVGSNDINDILDYLGIVTIKDNSKNVLLSSSDAFYIRNIDGVETILIRDNLPAIFEKYVLAHELGHAILHVDIMDAAYSKFTIKNKLEKEADYFAIRILNITLDKTELEGLTKQQIAGLLQIKVDSLDFFIN
- a CDS encoding helix-turn-helix transcriptional regulator — encoded protein: MKELRIKRGLTQKELSDYVGIRQTAYSNYELGIRKMSVDIAKKIAKVLEVDWWVLYE
- a CDS encoding helix-turn-helix transcriptional regulator gives rise to the protein MLGQRIKNRRLELGLSQDELARLAGYDNRATISKIESGIIDLNISKVNVFAKALGCSPAYLMGWEDVEEEPVSEFTTAEDAVKFLLEQNVIFAYTGLDIEKLSDSDKIEYANKVLELIRMAGNEYKLREK
- a CDS encoding DUF4145 domain-containing protein; protein product: MLGFKVHGMGISGSKDLNKPPFKIDGVTLEWIPSNLKTDSIAVIFYKCPACLKTSIKIEGLGEQFSNNYKSFFYPSSKAKNYPDYVPQAIREDYEEAHKIINLSPKASATLSRRCIQGMIRNVFNVNKRTLAEEINSIKDQVDNKLWSGIDAIRKVGNIGAHMEKNINEIIPIEPSEAEKTTFTS
- a CDS encoding helix-turn-helix domain-containing protein, giving the protein MNLESLNYVIDNSGISITLLAKRLGISRQQLYKKLSGDVEFKVSEANDLADILRLTKDEKENIFFANHSA
- a CDS encoding helix-turn-helix domain-containing protein, producing MEKILIDIKEFTELTGIGDDKARELARREDFPKIRVGNRTKIIVKELDKWFMDRKGEIF
- a CDS encoding site-specific integrase encodes the protein MAKRGYGEGTISKQKRNGKDYYVGQITIGYDNDGKQIRKTFGNAKRSVVADKMRKAQVLIDQNIYNDDEIVFSDFFYKWMYAFKINEISGNSFARYETTYRNWINKAPLNSIKTKDLTTLRLQEIMNEMLTQTSASNVKRIFTYINASLKFAIHDNLLIKNPAEGLRFPKVKKKKNYNVFTSEEQRMIIDALEDTALDLMIRVTFATGLRLSEALALTWDDFTDCSINVNKQYQLEYNFDNGIKTRKAVIKELKTEGSEGIVPLPQSIDMLLKKHRIQQNKHKLRIGREYQNNNLIFADDVGNYFEHKRPARRVKKLCKELGIEEKDFHSIRHSYCTRLFEAGVPLKTVQTLMRHKEFRTTSDIYTHVMPEMKEDAVVVLEQFL
- a CDS encoding acetamidase/formamidase family protein codes for the protein MKIIDKSVYNFSKDNEPIERAKPGDILLFKTLDCFGGQISSENQLVHELDLTKANPAAGPVYIEDAEPGDVLVVDILDITVGSIGFACSIPNSGPLHEGSEVRTKVIPIEDGYAKYNDIYWPINPMVGVIGTAPETGSIACGYADNHGGNIDSKLIKKGSRVYLPIRVKGALFQLGDLHATMGDGEICGTGIEICGEVLTKISIIKNLELNWPITETISHWYVNATGKSYDESLMIASKELCRLMKPVYNWDQTDVFIYLSLQGDVGINQGTRPMYDDMVNVRIGIPKVQGKEPLIKNKSE